The following proteins are co-located in the Nerophis ophidion isolate RoL-2023_Sa linkage group LG04, RoL_Noph_v1.0, whole genome shotgun sequence genome:
- the pcdh1a gene encoding protocadherin-1 isoform X2, with the protein MEKKILVMLFWILVLLCGSAVGSILYRVQEEQPPNTLIGSLAADQGLPDSGHLYKLEVGAPYLRVDGKTGDIFTTEIPIDRETLRDCRLLVKGKPCYLEFEVSVTDLIQNQSPRLIEGRIEVQDINDNTPQFPSSVLTISVPENTIMGALFSIPLATDRDSDRNGVSDYALTAGPDAATLFGLQVADDRGGKLPQLIVLGNLDRELKDSYDLTIKAVDGGNPQRYSSALLRVVVTDANDNAPKFEKSTYEAEVLENSPVGHSVLQVRANDSDMGPNGEIEYTLHQAGDPVPKLLRIDRSSGVIYVKGSLDREEIDSLSFYVVARDKGPQPKSSKTFVTIEVIDQNDNAPAVEIRGIGLVTHSEGVANISEDMPVGTAVALVQVSDKDEGENAVVTCVVAGDVPFQLRPISDSSSDNKRKYFLQTTTPLDYERVKDYRVEIVAVDSGNPALSSTNSLKVQVTDVNDNSPVFSPSLFEVDFAEENQPGEKVLDVIASDADSGTNAELLYSIVADTSIKGLFEIDPNTGTVKARNPLDREHKEHYEFRVTATDKGSPVHKGTASVIIRVVDRNDNDPKFMLSGYSFSVLENMPPLSPVGMVTVMDVDKGENALVQLSVESDGGKFVVQNGTGTILSSISFDREKESSYTFRLKAVDGGQPPRSSYVGVTINVLDENDNDPVITKPSNSSFTRLSPLASPDSHVEIVEAEDLDSGPNADLVFSIAGGNPYQLFSISPSSGEITLAKEMAPKYGGLHRLVVKVSDRGKPARHATALVHIYVNETISNVSLVEALVGHSLYTPLDRDIAGDPDSGYAAQRSNILFGSLAGVAGVVMLILVVVFIRHRIQRETKSGYQAGKKETKDLYAPKQAPKNAKGKRGRKGKPQKSPKPLGEEEVGLQKSLKFNLDAVNDSPRIHLPLTYSPESPDIGRHYRSNSPLPSIQLQAQSPSGSQKHQAVQDLPATNTFVGTGGDDNSTGSDQYSDYSYKNSQPKYNKQHSHRRVTFSTTNPVQDLQDASQHSYYDSGLEESETPSSKSSSGPRIGPLTLPEDHYERTTPDGSIGENEHPENVSISDAVFCPAAECKFKSHRALSVVSSRRARL; encoded by the exons atggaaaaaaaaatacttgtgaTGCTGTTTTGGATCCTGGTTCTGCTCTGTGGCTCTGCTGTGGGCAGCATCCTGTACAGAGTTCAGGAAGAGCAGCCCCCTAACACTCTTATTGGAAGTCTGGCAGCAGACCAGGGGCTGCCAGACTCAGGTCATCTGTACAAGCTGGAGGTGGGTGCCCCTTATCTACGTGTTGACGGAAAGACTGGAGATATTTTCACCACTGAGATTCCTATCGACAGAGAGACATTAAGAGACTGCCGCCTGCTTGTTAAGGGTAAACCCTGCTACCTGGAATTTGAAGTATCAGTGACAGATCTGATACAGAATCAGAGCCCGAGACTCATTGAAGGACGTATCGAAGTACAGGACATCAATGACAACACACCCCAGTTTCCGTCTTCTGTGCTCACCATCTCTGTACCTGAGAACACGATCATGGGGGCCCTGTTCTCCATACCTCTAGCTACTGACAGGGACTCAGACAGGAATGGGGTGAGCGATTATGCCCTCACTGCGGGACCAGATGCGGCAACGTTATTTGGTTTACAAGTAGCTGATGACAGGGGTGGCAAGCTCCCACAGCTTATTGTTTTGGGCAACTTAGATCGTGAGTTAAAGGATTCCTACGACCTCACCATCAAAGCAGTAGATGGAGGCAACCCACAACGTTACAGCAGTGCTTTGCTGAGAGTTGTCGTCACTGATGCAAATGACAATGCACCGAAGTTTGAAAAATCTACCTATGAAGCAGAAGTGTTGGAGAATAGTCCGGTGGGCCACTCTGTGCTACAG GTTAGAGCAAATGACTCAGACATGGGCCCCAATGGAGAAATTGAATACACACTTCATCAAGCAGGAGACCCTGTGCCAAAACTCTTACGAATTGATCGGTCATCAGGTGTCATCTATGTCAAAGGATCACTGGATCGAGAGGAAATTGACAGCTTGTCCTTCTATGTGGTGGCAAGGGATAAGGGTCCGCAACCTAAGAGTTCAAAAACCTTTGTGACCATCGAGGTGATTGACCAAAACGACAATGCTCCAGCTGTGGAGATACGTGGAATTGGACTTGTAACTCACAGTGAAGGGGTGGCTAACATTTCAGAAGACATGCCAGTGGGAACAGCAGTTGCTTTGGTGCAAGTGTCCGACAAGGATGAAGGAGAGAATGCTGTGGTCACATGTGTGGTTGCGGGGGATGTGCCCTTCCAGCTCCGCCCTATCAGTGACTCATCCAGTGACAACAAGAGAAAGTATTTTCTACAAACCACCACTCCTCTCGATTATGAAAGGGTGAAGGATTATCGAGTGGAGATTGTGGCTGTTGATTCTGGAAATCCTGCACTCTCTAGTACCAACTCATTGAAGGTGCAGGTGACTGATGTGAATGATAACTCTCCAGTATTCTCCCCATCATTGTTTGAAGTAGATTTTGCCGAAGAAAACCAACCTGGAGAAAAAGTTTTGGATGTCATTGCCTCAGATGCAGACAGCGGCACAAATGCAGAACTCCTCTATTCCATCGTGGCCGACACATCAATCAAAGGTCTGTTTGAGATTGATCCAAATACAGGTACAGTCAAAGCTCGTAACCCACTTGATCGTGAACACAAAGAACACTATGAGTTCCGGGTCACTGCAACTGATAAAGGGTCACCTGTGCATAAAGGAACAGCAAGTGTTATAATAAGAGTCGTAGACCGCAATGACAACGACCCAAAATTCATGCTTAGCGGCTATAGCTTCTCAGTTTTAGAAAACATGCCCCCCCTCAGCCCAGTTGGCATGGTAACTGTCATGGATGTAGATAAGGGTGAGAATGCTCTTGTTCAGCTTTCTGTAGAGTCTGATGGAGGGAAATTTGTTGTCCAAAATGGAACTGGCACTATCTTATCGAGCATTTCATTTGACAGAGAAAAAGAAAGCAGCTACACTTTCCGTCTAAAAGCAGTGGATGGAGGACAGCCACCTCGGTCCTCTTATGTGGGCGTTACCATCAATGTGCTGGATGAAAATGACAATGACCCTGTGATCACAAAGCCCTCCAATTCCTCCTTCACGCGTTTGTCACCACTAGCATCCCCAGATAGCCATGTGGAGATAGTGGAAGCTGAAGATCTGGACAGTGGGCCCAATGCAGATCTGGTATTCAGCATTGCAGGTGGAAACCCTTACCAGTTATTTAGCATCTCCCCATCCAGTGGAGAAATTACACTAGCAAAGGAAATGGCTCCAAAATATGGTGGACTACATCGCCTGGTGGTAAAAGTGAGTGACAGGGGGAAGCCTGCACGTCATGCTACTGCTTTGGTCCATATCTATGTCAATGAAACTATTTCAAATGTCAGCTTAGTGGAGGCACTCGTTGGACACAGTCTTTACACTCCACTTGACAGGGATATAGCTGGTGATCCGGACAGTGGTTATGCTGCACAACGCAGCAATATCTTGTTTGGAAGCCTGGCTGGTGTAGCTGGTGTTGTTATGCTCATCTTGGTGGTGGTTTTTATTCGACACCGCATCCAGAGAGAAACAAAGAGTGGATATCAAGCCGGCAAAAAAGAAACAAAGGACTTGTATGCACCTAAACAGGCACCAAAAAATGCCAAAGGTAAACGAGGTAGAAAAGGAAAACCTCAGAAATCTCCCAAACCACTTGGGGAAGAAGAGGTCGGCCTCCAAAAAAGTCTAAAGTTCAACCTTGATGCAGTCAATGATAGCCCGAGGATACATCTACCTTTAACGTACTCACCAGAAAGCCCTGATATAGGCCGGCACTATCGCTCCAACTCCCCCTTGCCCTCCATTCAGCTGCAGGCCCAGTCTCCATCAGGCTCTCAGAAGCATCAGGCAGTCCAGGACCTTCCGGCTACCAACACCTTTGTGGGAACAGGGGGAGACGACAACTCCACTGGTTCAGACCAGTACTCTGATTACAGCTACAAGAACAGTCAACCGAAGTACAACAAACAG